From one Vannielia litorea genomic stretch:
- a CDS encoding Smr/MutS family protein produces MTRKTPKRLSAEDEALWRKVVENATPMAKNRPKLKPVDKPHHEPELRSVFTPQAFSVGERSQPRHQIQNTAPPPPAMDRKAFNRMKRGKLKPEGRIDLHGMTLAEAQPRLMKFIHSAHADGKRLVLVITGKGRTKPDDDGPIPSRPGVLRRQVPDWLTRPPLASLVLEVIPANLRHGGDGAFYVYLRRTR; encoded by the coding sequence ATGACCCGGAAGACTCCAAAGCGTCTTTCAGCCGAGGATGAGGCGCTCTGGCGCAAGGTCGTCGAAAATGCCACGCCAATGGCCAAGAACCGGCCCAAGCTCAAACCAGTCGATAAACCGCATCATGAGCCCGAGCTCCGCTCTGTGTTCACACCGCAGGCCTTTTCGGTGGGCGAGCGATCGCAGCCTCGCCACCAAATCCAAAACACAGCGCCGCCGCCGCCCGCCATGGATCGGAAGGCCTTCAACCGAATGAAGCGCGGCAAGTTGAAGCCCGAAGGCCGGATAGACCTGCACGGTATGACACTTGCCGAAGCCCAGCCGCGATTGATGAAGTTCATTCATTCTGCGCATGCGGACGGCAAGCGATTGGTCCTCGTCATCACCGGCAAAGGTAGAACCAAACCAGATGACGACGGCCCCATCCCGTCGCGTCCCGGAGTCCTCCGGCGCCAAGTGCCAGACTGGCTCACCCGCCCACCCTTGGCATCGCTCGTGCTTGAGGTCATACCAGCCAACCTGAGGCACGGCGGAGATGGTGCCTTCTACGTCTACCTACGCCGCACCCGGTAG
- a CDS encoding MFS transporter encodes MGLLSFLRGNAPFLLVGALLSFASSFGQTFFISIFAGEIMESFSLSDGEWGLIYTVGTTISAITMVWAGALTDRYRVRALANVVGPGLALACLGMALLSGPVALVFVIFALRLFGQGLFSHLSIVAMARWFVGRRGLALSISSMGFALGQAILPVVFAAGMVWIGWRWLWVVAALVVLGALPILARLLRAERTPQAAADATPSAGMDNRHWTRSEVLRHPLFWFSVPLLLGPPAWGTALFFQQVHFAAVKGWALVDYLALMPVFTAVSIAATFASGALIDRFGTARLMVFYMLPFAIGFFILWQAEGLVMAALGLAVFGIGTGAQATLPGSYWAEFFGTRHIGSIKAMAGAIMVFGSAIGPGITGWLIDTGLTFEDQLPWISLYFCLAALSIALGVAAAQRRLPGAA; translated from the coding sequence ATGGGTTTGCTCAGCTTCCTACGTGGTAACGCCCCGTTCCTGCTGGTCGGAGCCTTGCTATCGTTTGCCTCATCTTTTGGGCAGACGTTCTTCATCTCGATCTTCGCTGGCGAGATCATGGAGAGTTTCAGCCTGTCGGACGGTGAATGGGGCCTGATTTACACGGTCGGCACCACGATTTCCGCCATTACGATGGTCTGGGCCGGCGCATTGACGGACCGTTACCGGGTGCGGGCGTTGGCCAATGTCGTTGGCCCAGGGCTGGCACTTGCCTGTCTTGGGATGGCGCTTTTGTCCGGGCCGGTCGCACTGGTTTTCGTGATATTCGCGCTGCGCCTGTTCGGCCAAGGGCTGTTCTCTCATCTGTCTATCGTCGCAATGGCCCGATGGTTCGTTGGACGGCGTGGTTTGGCACTCTCGATTTCTTCGATGGGCTTCGCCTTGGGTCAAGCCATTTTGCCGGTGGTTTTTGCGGCCGGGATGGTCTGGATCGGCTGGCGCTGGCTATGGGTGGTTGCTGCACTTGTGGTCCTGGGGGCGCTTCCAATCCTCGCTCGGCTCTTGCGCGCAGAGCGGACGCCACAAGCCGCAGCCGATGCCACCCCATCTGCGGGGATGGACAACCGACATTGGACGCGGAGTGAGGTATTGCGTCACCCACTCTTCTGGTTCTCCGTCCCGCTGTTACTGGGCCCTCCAGCTTGGGGCACCGCCCTCTTTTTCCAGCAGGTTCACTTCGCAGCTGTGAAGGGGTGGGCGTTGGTCGACTATCTGGCGCTCATGCCTGTTTTCACCGCGGTATCCATCGCCGCAACCTTCGCATCCGGCGCGTTGATTGACCGTTTTGGGACAGCGCGGCTAATGGTGTTCTACATGCTGCCCTTTGCGATCGGCTTTTTCATCCTCTGGCAAGCAGAGGGCCTCGTGATGGCGGCACTGGGCCTCGCAGTTTTTGGCATAGGCACCGGCGCGCAGGCGACGCTACCGGGCTCCTATTGGGCAGAATTTTTTGGCACCCGGCACATCGGCTCCATCAAGGCGATGGCGGGCGCAATCATGGTGTTCGGCTCAGCCATCGGGCCAGGTATCACGGGTTGGCTTATTGACACCGGGCTGACGTTTGAAGACCAGCTGCCGTGGATTTCTTTGTACTTCTGCCTCGCAGCATTGAGCATTGCGCTCGGTGTTGCCGCAGCACAGCGGCGGCTACCGGGTGCGGCGTAG
- a CDS encoding alpha/beta hydrolase: protein MGTPYKIFVGSTRLRDPNKKVVRYTDRGPLGYLAYEVSVPPLRNPGDVRTARLKGPDVQRDFVATSASRFATPQVFRVAVREALKAKPAARGNVIVYVHGYNNTIGDAVFRLAQLTHDLKIDDLPVSYTWPSAENPLAYAYDRDSALFARDGLEEFLTEVSKSGARSITIVGHSMGSLLVMETLRQMAIRNDRQVMPKLNGVVLMSPDLDVDLFRSQATRIGDLPEPFVIFTSSRDKALRLSARLTGLPARLGNLKDVEEVADLDVTVIDVSNFGTGGLDHFAAAENPALLKILGQITAVDAAFGRDNAGRAGLLPGTILTVQSATSIILSPVTAITGN from the coding sequence GTGGGGACGCCCTACAAGATCTTTGTTGGGAGCACCCGGCTGCGTGACCCGAACAAGAAAGTGGTGAGGTACACTGATCGCGGTCCCTTGGGTTATCTGGCCTATGAGGTTTCCGTGCCCCCGCTGCGTAACCCGGGCGATGTACGCACCGCCCGTCTTAAGGGCCCGGATGTGCAGCGTGATTTCGTCGCCACATCAGCCAGCCGGTTTGCCACACCGCAGGTATTTCGGGTTGCGGTTCGTGAGGCATTAAAGGCGAAGCCGGCGGCCAGAGGAAACGTCATCGTGTACGTCCATGGCTACAACAACACGATCGGAGACGCCGTTTTTCGCCTCGCGCAGCTTACCCATGACCTGAAGATCGATGATCTGCCGGTCAGTTACACGTGGCCATCCGCGGAGAACCCTCTTGCTTATGCTTACGACCGGGACAGTGCGCTCTTTGCTCGGGACGGGCTCGAGGAGTTTTTGACGGAAGTCTCAAAGTCCGGCGCGCGGTCGATTACGATTGTGGGCCATTCAATGGGCTCTCTTCTTGTGATGGAAACCCTGCGCCAGATGGCCATTCGGAACGACCGGCAGGTGATGCCTAAGCTCAATGGCGTCGTGCTCATGTCACCCGATCTGGACGTGGATCTCTTCCGCTCTCAGGCGACCCGGATCGGCGATTTGCCCGAACCCTTCGTTATCTTCACATCCAGCCGCGATAAGGCCCTGCGTTTGTCGGCCCGGCTCACCGGCCTGCCAGCGCGGCTTGGCAACCTGAAGGATGTTGAGGAGGTGGCAGACCTCGACGTGACCGTGATTGATGTTTCCAACTTCGGGACCGGTGGCCTGGATCACTTCGCGGCGGCCGAAAACCCGGCTTTGCTAAAGATACTTGGCCAGATCACGGCCGTCGACGCCGCCTTTGGCCGCGACAATGCTGGGCGGGCCGGATTGTTGCCCGGCACGATCCTTACTGTTCAGAGCGCGACCTCGATCATCCTTTCTCCGGTGACGGCCATCACAGGAAACTGA
- the hslU gene encoding ATP-dependent protease ATPase subunit HslU, producing MTDLTPREIVSELDRFIIGQKDAKRAVAVALRNRWRRKQLADDIRDEVYPKNILMIGPTGVGKTEISRRLAKLARAPFIKVEATKFTEVGYVGRDVEQIIRDLVDASIAQTRELMREDVRAKARDGAEERVLRAIAGEDARGKTLEMFRDKLRSGALDDTVIELDIAEPTPSMPMFEIPGQPGGGMQGMGNLQDLFGKAFGGRTTRRKMTVAESYDILIGEEADKLLDDETVKTAALESVQENGIVFIDEIDKVCARAETRGGDVSREGVQRDLLPLIEGTTVSTKHGPVKTDHILFIASGAFHIAKPSDLLPELQGRLPIRVELRALTEEDFVRILTETDNALTRQYTELMKTEGVDVSFTDDGISALARIAAEVNQSVENIGARRLYTVIERVFEELSFVAPDKSGEAVQINADYVEENLGELARSTDLSRYVL from the coding sequence ATGACTGATCTGACGCCCCGCGAAATCGTTTCGGAGCTTGACCGCTTCATCATTGGCCAGAAGGACGCCAAGCGTGCCGTCGCCGTGGCGCTGCGTAACCGTTGGCGGCGCAAACAGCTGGCCGATGATATCCGTGACGAGGTCTATCCGAAGAACATCCTGATGATCGGCCCTACCGGCGTCGGCAAGACCGAGATCAGCCGTCGCCTCGCCAAACTGGCGCGGGCCCCCTTTATCAAGGTCGAGGCGACCAAGTTCACCGAGGTTGGCTATGTTGGCCGAGATGTTGAGCAGATCATCCGCGATCTCGTTGATGCCTCCATTGCTCAGACCCGCGAGTTGATGCGGGAGGACGTCAGAGCCAAGGCCCGCGATGGGGCTGAAGAGCGGGTGCTGAGGGCGATCGCCGGAGAAGACGCGCGAGGCAAGACACTGGAGATGTTCCGCGACAAGCTCCGCAGCGGGGCGCTCGACGATACCGTGATTGAACTGGATATCGCAGAGCCCACCCCCTCAATGCCGATGTTCGAAATCCCGGGCCAGCCCGGCGGCGGAATGCAGGGGATGGGGAACTTGCAGGACCTGTTCGGCAAAGCGTTTGGGGGCCGCACGACCCGCCGCAAGATGACGGTGGCCGAGAGTTACGACATCCTCATTGGGGAAGAGGCTGACAAGCTGCTCGACGACGAAACGGTCAAGACCGCGGCTTTGGAGTCGGTGCAAGAAAACGGCATCGTCTTCATCGATGAGATCGACAAGGTGTGCGCCCGCGCTGAAACCCGAGGCGGTGATGTGAGCCGCGAAGGCGTTCAACGCGACCTGCTTCCGCTGATCGAAGGCACAACCGTCAGCACCAAGCATGGCCCGGTGAAGACCGACCACATCCTTTTCATTGCGTCCGGGGCCTTCCACATTGCCAAGCCATCCGATCTGCTGCCGGAGCTACAGGGGCGGCTGCCCATTCGAGTGGAACTGCGTGCGCTGACCGAAGAAGATTTCGTTCGTATCCTTACGGAAACAGACAACGCGCTGACCCGGCAGTACACCGAGTTGATGAAGACCGAGGGCGTGGATGTCAGCTTCACTGATGACGGAATTTCGGCGCTTGCCCGGATTGCCGCCGAGGTAAACCAGAGTGTCGAGAATATCGGCGCGCGCCGGCTCTACACGGTGATCGAGCGCGTCTTCGAGGAGCTTTCGTTCGTTGCGCCCGACAAATCCGGCGAAGCTGTTCAGATCAATGCTGACTACGTTGAGGAGAACCTTGGCGAGCTGGCCCGATCGACCGATTTGTCGCGCTACGTTCTATAG
- the hslV gene encoding ATP-dependent protease subunit HslV, with translation MSDSEFPGWHGTTIIGVRKGNEVVVAGDGQVSLGQTVIKGSARKVRRISPGGHEVVCGFAGSTADAFTLLERLEKKLEATPGQLARASVELAKDWRTDKYLQKLEAMLIVTDGKELLVITGAGDVLEPEHGIAAIGSGGNYALAAARGLIDQDIDAETIARKAMGIAADICVYTNGNLTVEKIGG, from the coding sequence ATGAGCGACAGCGAATTTCCCGGTTGGCACGGCACGACGATCATCGGTGTCCGCAAGGGCAACGAGGTGGTGGTGGCCGGTGACGGGCAGGTGAGCCTTGGTCAGACGGTCATCAAGGGGTCTGCCCGCAAGGTCCGCCGCATCTCGCCCGGTGGGCACGAGGTGGTTTGTGGCTTTGCCGGGTCAACGGCTGATGCCTTCACTCTACTGGAGCGTCTGGAGAAGAAGCTGGAAGCCACGCCCGGTCAGCTCGCGCGGGCCTCGGTTGAGCTGGCGAAAGACTGGCGCACTGACAAGTACCTGCAAAAACTCGAAGCCATGCTCATTGTGACCGACGGCAAGGAGCTTCTGGTGATCACTGGCGCCGGTGATGTTCTGGAGCCGGAACATGGCATCGCGGCCATCGGCTCGGGTGGGAATTACGCGCTGGCAGCGGCCCGCGGGCTGATTGATCAGGATATTGATGCCGAGACCATCGCGCGCAAGGCAATGGGCATTGCGGCCGACATCTGCGTTTACACCAATGGCAACCTGACCGTGGAGAAGATCGGCGGATGA
- the trxA gene encoding thioredoxin, protein MATVAVTDDTFDTEVKEADIPVVVDFWAEWCGPCKQIGPALEELSEELDGKVKIVKVNVDENPNSPAQMGVRGIPALFLFKDGQVVSNKTGAAPKAALHGWITESI, encoded by the coding sequence ATGGCGACCGTTGCCGTGACCGATGACACCTTCGACACCGAGGTGAAGGAAGCCGACATCCCCGTAGTGGTGGATTTCTGGGCGGAGTGGTGTGGCCCCTGCAAGCAGATCGGCCCGGCACTCGAAGAGCTTTCCGAAGAGCTCGACGGCAAGGTGAAGATCGTCAAGGTCAACGTCGACGAAAACCCCAACTCCCCGGCCCAGATGGGTGTGCGTGGTATTCCGGCACTGTTCCTGTTCAAGGACGGTCAGGTGGTGTCCAACAAGACCGGCGCTGCGCCCAAGGCCGCGCTGCACGGCTGGATCACCGAGTCGATCTGA
- the addA gene encoding double-strand break repair helicase AddA yields the protein MTAPNEATAAQIKAATPELSTWLSANAGSGKTRVLTDRVARLLLRDVPPQNILCLTFTKAAAAEMQNRLFSRLGEWSMLTDRELADALSTVGEDTSDANRLAKARRLFARAIETPGGLKIQTIHSFCSAILRRFPLEAGVPPGFVELDDVSAKARLQEALDKVAEDEPAVFDTFASLFSGIEVEGFCAKLAGQRNAFGSLSSFETISAAVGLPEGYDEATLIPEVFLGNERSLVASVLPYLAAGSTTDAKAASELAELAQDQLTTLAILDKRFVGQSGKSAGQPRIGSFPTKATREAMPSELLAQLENLMTRAADAHDRAKQLRLARRSDALHQFAGAFLPAYEAAKAARGELDFDDLIFKTRDLLTNDSVADWVLFRLDGGIDHILVDEAQDTSPAQWEVIDLISREITSGSGRREAGERTIFVVGDKKQSIYGFQGADPDGFERMADTFSDRLGTSGAAPQRMELQYSFRSAAPILRVVDAAFPDEARAMGGALNHIAFHSEMPGRVDLWPFIPKPEKAEDETPWFDPVDMVSADDPQVQLAQRIAKEISRMQAEERLFDHVDGEFRPRRITDGDVLILVQSRSLIFHEVIRACKAEGLEVAGADRVRLADAMAVKDLLALLAFLDTPDDDLSLAAALRSPLFDWDEDAIYRLAQPREGRLWEALRNYEAGEPALMILRDLRNQAGFLRPYELLERILTQHEGRARLITRLGAEAEESIDLLLATALSYEQAETPSLTGFLAWMEASEIDIKRGQESGGRAIRVMTVHGSKGLEAPIVFLAESGDRQPPREDGAVMLEGLPPLWKPSKPDTPELLVAPLAALKERQEEERLRLQYVAMTRAEQWLIVCGAGTAKEDKENWYRRTEGALEQVGAVTHMFPFGAGKRYENARPDEEGVTETTDKSAAQVILPDIALAQPVTLPRPPQVLSPSGLPGPKTLPSEGVGNPDALDRGTALHLLLEHLPRFEASDREVRASALLEAFAPSTAPDLIAETLAVLRAPELIKLFEGDAFVEVPVTARLPERGGEPMQGIIDRLVVTESTVTAIDYKSHQVVPERIEDIPSGLLAQMGAYASALTQIYPNHHVQTALLWTKIPRLDVLPHDLVTNALKATASA from the coding sequence ATGACCGCGCCGAACGAAGCCACCGCCGCTCAGATCAAGGCCGCGACACCGGAGCTATCCACGTGGCTTTCGGCCAACGCCGGCTCCGGCAAGACGCGCGTGCTGACCGACCGGGTGGCGCGGCTTCTTCTCCGCGATGTCCCGCCGCAGAACATACTGTGCCTCACCTTCACCAAGGCCGCCGCCGCTGAGATGCAGAACCGGCTGTTCTCACGGTTGGGCGAGTGGTCGATGCTCACGGACAGGGAGCTTGCCGATGCTCTTTCGACGGTCGGGGAGGACACGTCGGATGCGAACCGGCTTGCCAAAGCCCGTCGACTCTTTGCGCGGGCGATCGAAACGCCAGGTGGCCTGAAGATCCAAACGATCCATTCGTTCTGCTCCGCCATCCTGCGCCGGTTCCCGCTGGAAGCAGGCGTGCCCCCGGGTTTTGTGGAACTCGATGACGTCAGCGCCAAGGCGCGATTGCAGGAAGCGTTGGACAAGGTCGCAGAGGATGAGCCAGCTGTCTTCGATACCTTTGCCTCCCTGTTCTCAGGAATCGAGGTCGAAGGGTTTTGCGCTAAGTTGGCCGGACAGAGGAACGCCTTTGGAAGCCTCAGCAGTTTCGAGACTATTTCGGCTGCAGTGGGCCTTCCGGAGGGGTACGATGAAGCGACCTTGATCCCTGAGGTCTTCCTTGGAAACGAGAGAAGCCTTGTCGCGTCGGTCTTGCCCTATCTCGCCGCGGGCAGCACAACCGATGCAAAAGCCGCCAGCGAACTGGCGGAGCTTGCACAAGATCAACTTACTACTCTGGCGATACTCGACAAACGGTTTGTAGGTCAGTCCGGAAAGTCCGCGGGTCAGCCACGGATCGGGAGCTTTCCCACGAAAGCCACACGTGAAGCGATGCCATCTGAGTTGCTGGCCCAACTCGAAAACCTGATGACGCGGGCCGCCGATGCACATGATCGCGCAAAGCAACTCCGTCTAGCAAGGCGATCTGATGCCTTGCACCAGTTCGCTGGGGCCTTTCTGCCTGCTTACGAGGCCGCCAAAGCAGCGCGGGGCGAGCTCGATTTTGACGATCTGATCTTCAAGACTCGAGATTTGCTGACCAATGACAGTGTGGCCGATTGGGTGCTGTTCCGGCTCGATGGCGGAATTGACCACATCCTCGTGGATGAGGCGCAAGATACCAGCCCGGCGCAGTGGGAGGTGATCGATCTGATCTCCCGCGAGATCACGTCAGGCAGTGGCCGCCGGGAAGCCGGGGAACGGACGATTTTTGTCGTGGGGGACAAGAAACAGTCGATCTATGGCTTTCAGGGCGCCGATCCTGACGGGTTCGAACGTATGGCAGACACGTTCTCCGATCGGTTGGGCACATCCGGCGCCGCGCCACAGCGGATGGAGTTGCAATACTCCTTCCGTTCAGCTGCCCCCATACTGCGGGTGGTCGACGCAGCCTTCCCTGATGAGGCGCGTGCGATGGGGGGTGCCTTGAACCACATCGCTTTCCACTCTGAGATGCCCGGACGGGTGGATCTTTGGCCATTCATCCCCAAGCCGGAGAAGGCCGAGGACGAAACCCCGTGGTTTGACCCCGTCGACATGGTCAGTGCAGACGACCCTCAGGTGCAGCTTGCCCAGCGCATCGCAAAGGAAATTTCGCGAATGCAGGCGGAAGAGAGACTTTTTGACCATGTCGATGGTGAGTTCCGGCCACGACGTATCACGGATGGCGACGTTCTCATTTTGGTTCAGAGCCGGAGCCTGATCTTCCATGAGGTGATCCGCGCCTGCAAGGCCGAGGGGCTTGAGGTGGCGGGGGCCGACAGGGTGCGCCTTGCCGATGCCATGGCGGTGAAAGACTTGCTGGCGTTGCTGGCATTTCTCGACACGCCCGATGATGATTTGTCCCTCGCTGCGGCGCTCCGCTCGCCCCTGTTTGATTGGGATGAAGACGCGATCTACCGCTTGGCACAGCCGCGGGAAGGCCGGCTGTGGGAGGCCCTTCGGAACTACGAAGCAGGGGAGCCTGCGCTGATGATTTTGCGCGACCTGCGCAATCAGGCTGGCTTTCTCCGCCCATATGAATTGCTTGAGCGCATTCTTACCCAGCACGAAGGCCGTGCACGCTTGATTACGCGGTTGGGTGCGGAGGCCGAGGAATCGATAGATTTGCTCCTCGCAACCGCGCTGTCCTACGAGCAGGCCGAAACGCCGAGCCTGACCGGCTTTCTCGCTTGGATGGAGGCTAGTGAGATTGACATCAAGCGCGGTCAGGAGAGCGGCGGACGGGCTATAAGAGTGATGACCGTGCATGGCTCCAAGGGGTTGGAGGCGCCGATTGTGTTTCTCGCCGAAAGCGGAGACCGCCAGCCGCCACGCGAGGATGGTGCCGTGATGCTCGAGGGACTGCCTCCGCTCTGGAAGCCCTCAAAGCCGGATACCCCGGAGCTACTGGTGGCGCCGCTCGCCGCGTTGAAGGAGCGGCAGGAAGAAGAGCGGCTGCGGTTGCAGTACGTTGCGATGACCCGTGCAGAGCAATGGCTGATTGTTTGCGGTGCGGGGACCGCGAAGGAAGACAAGGAAAATTGGTATCGTCGCACCGAAGGCGCACTTGAGCAGGTTGGGGCCGTAACGCACATGTTCCCGTTCGGAGCGGGTAAGCGCTACGAGAACGCACGGCCGGATGAGGAGGGCGTGACCGAAACGACGGACAAGAGCGCGGCGCAGGTCATTCTGCCCGACATCGCTTTGGCCCAGCCCGTAACTCTGCCGCGGCCACCCCAGGTGCTCTCACCGTCAGGGTTGCCGGGTCCGAAAACCTTGCCCTCTGAAGGTGTTGGCAACCCGGATGCGCTTGATCGTGGGACGGCTTTGCACCTGTTACTAGAGCACCTCCCCAGATTTGAGGCGTCCGATCGCGAAGTCCGGGCCAGCGCCTTGCTGGAGGCGTTTGCGCCTAGCACTGCGCCCGATTTGATTGCAGAGACATTGGCAGTGCTGCGGGCGCCCGAACTGATTAAGTTGTTCGAAGGCGACGCGTTCGTTGAGGTACCCGTTACAGCCCGCCTCCCCGAGAGAGGCGGAGAACCGATGCAGGGCATAATTGACAGGCTCGTTGTCACCGAAAGCACAGTTACCGCCATTGACTACAAGTCCCATCAGGTGGTGCCGGAACGGATTGAAGATATCCCCTCGGGCCTGCTCGCCCAGATGGGCGCCTATGCCTCGGCACTAACCCAGATCTACCCAAACCATCACGTTCAAACGGCACTGCTCTGGACGAAGATCCCGCGGCTCGACGTTCTTCCACACGACCTTGTGACGAATGCGCTCAAAGCTACCGCATCTGCTTGA